One stretch of Candidatus Thermokryptus mobilis DNA includes these proteins:
- a CDS encoding PilN domain-containing protein — translation MAKNKRFSGKLAVGVFVDGVSLQVACLARVGKKRIKFVDAQIVNLASKLETAVAGAQVFEETKQTSAFDQSPIDITSETASADLLFMETGKGAQDNASILAGVLSRYPRRKYKLAISTPEPYIYYSFFETNWGLKKEKLKAKIIEELSKGKTTGEIKPDMVNYLGFPDGSVLAIVRDSRIVLIDLLESIKGAIGGRIPKIAFVETPEFSLVNLVKLNYKFPPDAVTVIIYVGHEFSRFIFMKGNELYHISPMIGEGVDSYNIANTIYSRLMLEQDSLGLPLINNIILAGEAQSAGVKELLEQVFPEEVNIDYIKFPNLSPNGADPLLWESLPRVAVAIGSAWRTLEIENKELYSIDLTPFEVREGQKVFKLGILGWLFLLLIPALTFQITTRIAQLSRTLTEAEIELQRKKSELAELQAIQQQVDLARQKLAYYKSTFGVLDSMKVNTDIWSNFLNKVATEAQRVGRIWITDINAVDLNNITIRGYSLYRNRIPRFSNAIGNATLMQVQVQEIRGRTVYNFEIKARIQPEPIKAQPMKK, via the coding sequence ATGGCAAAAAATAAGAGATTTTCTGGGAAACTTGCTGTAGGTGTATTTGTTGATGGCGTATCCTTACAAGTTGCTTGTCTTGCTAGGGTGGGTAAGAAAAGAATTAAATTCGTTGATGCGCAAATTGTTAATCTTGCGAGTAAGCTTGAGACAGCTGTCGCTGGAGCACAAGTTTTTGAGGAGACGAAGCAGACATCCGCATTTGATCAATCCCCAATAGATATAACATCGGAAACAGCATCGGCGGATTTGCTCTTTATGGAGACGGGAAAGGGAGCACAGGATAATGCGTCAATACTTGCGGGTGTTTTGAGCAGATATCCAAGAAGGAAATATAAACTCGCCATATCAACGCCAGAGCCATACATCTATTATTCGTTTTTTGAGACGAACTGGGGATTAAAAAAGGAAAAACTTAAAGCTAAGATAATTGAGGAGCTTTCAAAGGGGAAAACGACCGGAGAAATAAAACCAGATATGGTAAATTATCTTGGCTTTCCAGATGGTTCAGTTCTTGCAATCGTGAGGGATTCAAGAATTGTACTTATTGATCTGCTTGAAAGTATAAAAGGGGCAATTGGGGGGCGAATACCCAAGATAGCATTCGTTGAAACGCCGGAGTTTTCGCTTGTCAATCTTGTCAAGTTAAATTATAAATTCCCACCGGACGCTGTCACTGTGATAATTTATGTTGGACATGAATTTAGCCGTTTTATCTTTATGAAGGGGAACGAGCTTTATCACATCTCGCCAATGATAGGTGAGGGTGTTGATTCGTATAATATTGCCAATACGATTTACAGCAGATTAATGCTTGAGCAGGACAGTTTAGGTTTGCCGTTGATAAATAACATAATTCTCGCTGGTGAGGCACAATCAGCTGGGGTGAAAGAATTGCTTGAGCAGGTGTTTCCGGAAGAAGTCAACATTGATTATATAAAGTTTCCGAATTTGTCCCCAAACGGTGCTGACCCCTTGCTTTGGGAAAGTTTGCCAAGGGTTGCTGTTGCAATTGGTTCAGCTTGGAGAACGCTTGAGATAGAGAATAAAGAACTTTACTCAATTGACCTGACACCCTTTGAGGTAAGGGAAGGGCAAAAGGTTTTTAAACTCGGTATCCTCGGTTGGCTTTTCTTACTTCTGATCCCAGCGCTTACATTTCAGATAACGACAAGGATAGCTCAATTGAGCAGGACTTTGACAGAAGCCGAGATTGAATTGCAGAGGAAGAAGTCCGAACTCGCTGAACTTCAAGCGATACAACAACAGGTTGATTTAGCGAGGCAAAAACTCGCTTATTATAAATCAACATTTGGCGTCCTTGACTCAATGAAGGTTAACACAGATATTTGGAGCAACTTTTTGAACAAGGTTGCAACTGAAGCTCAAAGGGTTGGAAGGATTTGGATCACGGATATAAACGCGGTTGATTTGAATAATATAACGATAAGAGGGTATTCGCTTTACAGGAACAGAATACCGAGGTTTTCAAACGCGATTGGAAATGCGACTTTGATGCAGGTTCAGGTTCAGGAGATAAGAGGGAGGACAGTTTATAATTTTGAGATAAAAGCGAGAATTCAACCAGAGCCGATAAAAGCGCAACCGATGAAAAAATAA
- a CDS encoding type IV pilus twitching motility protein PilT: protein MNPQIVKEAKELLSSLASKIPITLFSVEKQMFIGDELIKKMSESQKLVLRNLINMFLLRMREVEASDIDFGGWGSKKMVWLRIHGAKKPIPEFGTYEIDEFNILIQSLLMERQRQYLYENRNLDFSYTFKDDSGTIFRYRADAYFDLDDLALNMRAISTQIRPYESYGFHPNVTRVLSLQYTKEGLILVTGITGSGKSTTLDAIVDLNNRTVDGHIIIIASPVEYVHESKRCIIRHREVGRDTMSFKQGTIEALRQDPDIIIIGEMRDPDTIMAALEVADSGHKVLSTLHTSSAVESIDRIIGEVPPIEQERVRNRLADILRCVISQKLVPSLDGKRVLAKEVMVMTPSIRAAIKNNNTGEIYQMIAEGAELGMITMEQDLRRLYLERKISLETAINYANNKRRMQQLLQAA, encoded by the coding sequence GTGAATCCGCAAATTGTTAAGGAGGCGAAAGAATTATTAAGTTCGCTTGCGTCAAAGATTCCGATTACGCTTTTCAGCGTTGAGAAGCAGATGTTTATAGGTGATGAGTTGATAAAAAAGATGAGCGAAAGCCAAAAGCTTGTTTTAAGGAATTTGATCAATATGTTTCTTTTAAGGATGCGTGAGGTTGAAGCCTCGGATATAGATTTTGGTGGGTGGGGTTCAAAGAAAATGGTTTGGTTGAGGATACACGGGGCAAAGAAACCGATCCCAGAGTTTGGGACATATGAGATTGATGAGTTTAACATACTTATACAGAGTTTGTTAATGGAAAGACAAAGGCAATATCTGTATGAGAACAGAAACCTTGACTTTTCATATACATTTAAGGATGACAGTGGGACGATTTTCCGTTATCGTGCGGATGCTTATTTTGATCTTGATGACCTTGCTTTAAACATGAGGGCGATAAGCACGCAGATAAGACCTTATGAGAGTTATGGTTTTCATCCGAATGTGACGCGAGTTTTAAGTTTGCAATATACGAAGGAGGGTTTAATTCTTGTCACAGGTATAACTGGGTCTGGTAAAAGCACGACGCTTGATGCAATTGTTGACCTTAACAATCGGACGGTTGACGGACATATAATTATAATTGCGTCACCTGTTGAATATGTTCACGAGTCGAAGCGATGTATTATAAGGCATAGGGAGGTTGGGAGGGACACGATGTCGTTCAAGCAGGGAACAATTGAGGCGTTGCGCCAGGACCCGGATATAATCATAATTGGTGAGATGCGCGACCCGGATACGATTATGGCTGCGCTTGAAGTTGCCGATAGCGGTCATAAGGTTTTGTCAACGCTTCACACATCCTCGGCGGTTGAAAGCATAGACAGGATAATTGGAGAAGTGCCACCGATAGAACAAGAAAGAGTTAGAAATCGTTTAGCGGACATTTTGAGATGCGTTATCTCTCAAAAGCTTGTTCCAAGCTTGGATGGGAAACGTGTCCTTGCTAAGGAAGTAATGGTTATGACACCATCAATAAGAGCAGCGATAAAGAATAATAACACTGGTGAAATTTATCAGATGATAGCAGAGGGTGCGGAATTGGGGATGATAACCATGGAGCAAGATTTAAGACGGCTTTATCTGGAGCGTAAGATTTCACTTGAGACGGCAATTAATTATGCGAACAACAAGAGAAGGATGCAGCAGTTGTTGCAAGCAGCTTGA
- a CDS encoding GspE/PulE family protein, with amino-acid sequence MTVGVDITDKLGYTLLKKGIIDYETLERALKIKEQEDSKTRRSLAQILVTDFNIDHDAVFKEVANLYGFREIYLADENIDKSRIDFIKRLVEPLPQALKEQLKAEKILPLKYDEQKTDKLILIAADPTSRSIPLIARALGVKRYEVCYVRLKDMQSLFEKVFPPENEFLKVLEESKIEITEDELEEETLDEAAIEAEINKSMLVNLVEGMLVEAVRKGASDIHIIPKDSKTTEIHFRIDGKLRLWHVQEGIRPEAIAAVVKDRSKNVDRFEREMAQDGFIQRKVDGHMIRYRVSVLPIVGKEFQYKFESIVIRVLDDRKVITDLDKLGFQGKAKEFFIKAISKPQGMVIVTGPTGSGKSTTLMAALHYIIKPEINVLTVEDPVEYIIPGARQLKIGPKMNFEQALRAILRHDPDVVMVGEIRDKETAEIAIKLANTGHLTFSTLHTNDAPSAISRLYKMGIETFLIAYAINIIIAQRLIRKLCDKCKRPIEDLDPSIPLSLGFTEEEIKNTVFYEAVGCDNCHGGYKGRIAIHEALYFTKEIRRLIFKTGKDIDEEAIREQAIKDGMLTLRAAGRERIKQGLTTLEEVAHATTED; translated from the coding sequence ATGACAGTTGGCGTTGATATAACGGATAAGCTTGGGTATACGCTTTTAAAGAAGGGGATAATTGATTATGAGACGCTTGAAAGAGCTTTGAAAATTAAGGAACAAGAGGACTCAAAGACGAGGCGGAGTTTGGCTCAGATACTTGTAACTGATTTTAACATTGACCATGATGCTGTTTTTAAAGAGGTGGCGAATCTTTATGGGTTTAGGGAAATTTATCTTGCCGACGAAAACATTGATAAGAGTAGGATTGATTTCATAAAGAGACTTGTTGAACCGTTGCCTCAGGCGTTGAAGGAGCAGTTAAAAGCTGAAAAGATCTTACCCCTAAAGTATGATGAACAAAAAACGGACAAGTTGATTTTGATTGCAGCTGATCCTACAAGTAGGAGTATTCCTCTTATTGCGAGGGCGCTTGGGGTGAAAAGGTATGAGGTTTGTTATGTAAGATTAAAGGATATGCAAAGTTTGTTTGAGAAGGTTTTCCCACCTGAGAATGAGTTTTTAAAGGTTCTTGAAGAATCAAAGATAGAGATAACAGAGGATGAACTTGAAGAGGAGACGCTTGATGAGGCAGCTATTGAGGCGGAAATAAACAAAAGCATGCTTGTAAACCTTGTTGAGGGGATGCTTGTTGAGGCGGTGAGAAAGGGAGCAAGTGATATTCATATAATCCCGAAGGATTCAAAGACAACTGAAATTCATTTTAGAATAGATGGGAAGCTTCGTCTCTGGCATGTTCAGGAAGGTATAAGGCCTGAAGCGATAGCTGCGGTTGTCAAAGACAGGTCAAAAAATGTTGACAGGTTTGAGAGGGAAATGGCACAAGATGGTTTTATACAGAGGAAAGTAGATGGGCATATGATAAGATATAGAGTTTCAGTTTTACCTATAGTTGGGAAGGAGTTCCAGTATAAGTTTGAAAGCATAGTGATAAGGGTTCTTGATGATAGAAAGGTTATAACTGACCTTGACAAGTTAGGGTTTCAGGGTAAAGCGAAGGAATTTTTCATCAAGGCGATCTCAAAGCCACAGGGAATGGTTATAGTTACTGGACCGACGGGAAGTGGTAAATCAACGACTTTGATGGCTGCTCTTCATTACATAATAAAACCGGAAATAAATGTTCTTACAGTTGAAGACCCTGTTGAATATATAATCCCCGGAGCAAGGCAGTTGAAAATCGGTCCGAAGATGAATTTTGAACAAGCTTTAAGGGCGATTTTAAGGCATGACCCGGATGTTGTGATGGTTGGTGAGATAAGGGACAAGGAGACGGCAGAGATTGCGATTAAACTTGCGAACACTGGGCACTTGACATTTTCAACACTTCACACGAATGACGCTCCAAGTGCGATATCGCGACTTTACAAGATGGGGATAGAGACATTCTTGATTGCTTATGCGATTAATATCATCATCGCTCAAAGGTTGATAAGAAAACTTTGCGATAAATGCAAACGACCAATAGAGGACCTTGATCCATCAATACCTTTGAGCTTGGGTTTCACGGAAGAGGAAATAAAGAACACTGTGTTTTATGAAGCGGTTGGTTGTGATAACTGCCACGGTGGATATAAAGGAAGGATTGCAATTCATGAAGCGCTTTATTTTACGAAGGAGATAAGGAGGTTGATTTTCAAAACGGGTAAGGATATAGATGAGGAAGCCATACGTGAGCAAGCAATAAAGGATGGGATGTTAACTTTGAGAGCAGCTGGTAGGGAAAGGATAAAGCAAGGGCTTACAACCCTTGAAGAAGTTGCACATGCAACAACAGAGGATTAA
- a CDS encoding type II secretion system F family protein → MPDYRFEGITLTGRPVQGIITADNFSEAKKKIKLLAEQRKIKITKIQKRRTFIYKVQRDSEKPITGEQKAFTKEEVKQALEKLGYKVVSIQPKVLDFKFKPPETEIITFVRVSSDMLREKLPYNEVLQLLINDVQHPTLREALKEINNDLRQGKDSEEAFIKQEKVLGKFTARMLGLASKSGNMADIYESTAKFLERNAEFKKNLKSALIMPIFTLIALIGAVIFYVAYIFPETAELFLKLGVELPPMTAATLKLSYFLINNMTFILLVAGVIIFAFIYFLRTPKGQFLRDKYIIKIPVLGPLIHKTTIEIFCRVFYALYSGSGENIDAIRLAAEACGNKYMEHQIKTIAIPMMLSQGKGLVEAFEATGVFTKTALARFHSGAETGTVKQTALQIANYYEKETVYKLKNAVDFIQLGIAMIIMIVMTLLTLVSSETAMVKPKTPYSIILPFLNLNF, encoded by the coding sequence TTGCCTGACTATAGATTTGAAGGGATAACATTAACGGGGCGCCCTGTTCAAGGTATTATAACTGCCGATAATTTTTCTGAAGCGAAGAAGAAAATCAAACTTCTCGCCGAGCAGAGGAAGATCAAGATAACGAAGATTCAGAAACGTAGGACTTTTATTTACAAGGTTCAGCGTGATAGTGAGAAGCCGATAACAGGTGAGCAGAAGGCGTTCACGAAAGAAGAGGTTAAACAAGCACTTGAGAAGCTTGGTTATAAGGTTGTAAGCATCCAGCCGAAAGTTCTTGATTTTAAGTTTAAACCGCCTGAGACGGAAATTATAACATTTGTTCGTGTAAGTTCGGATATGTTGCGTGAGAAGTTGCCTTATAACGAGGTGCTTCAGCTTTTGATAAATGATGTTCAACATCCGACTTTAAGAGAGGCGTTGAAGGAGATTAATAACGATTTAAGGCAGGGGAAGGATAGCGAGGAGGCGTTTATAAAGCAGGAGAAAGTGCTTGGTAAATTTACGGCACGGATGCTTGGGCTTGCTTCAAAGAGCGGTAATATGGCTGATATTTATGAAAGCACGGCAAAGTTTCTTGAGAGAAATGCTGAGTTTAAGAAAAATCTCAAAAGTGCTCTCATAATGCCGATCTTTACGCTTATAGCTTTGATAGGTGCTGTCATTTTTTATGTGGCTTATATTTTTCCTGAGACGGCTGAACTTTTCCTCAAACTCGGGGTTGAACTTCCGCCGATGACAGCTGCGACTTTAAAGTTAAGTTATTTCCTGATTAACAATATGACTTTTATCTTGCTGGTTGCAGGAGTTATCATTTTTGCTTTTATCTATTTTCTGCGTACTCCTAAGGGGCAGTTTTTGCGTGACAAGTATATAATAAAAATTCCAGTTCTTGGTCCTTTAATTCACAAAACGACTATAGAAATTTTTTGCAGGGTTTTCTACGCTTTATATTCTGGTTCGGGTGAGAACATAGATGCTATAAGGTTAGCAGCTGAGGCGTGTGGGAATAAATATATGGAGCATCAGATAAAGACAATAGCGATACCGATGATGTTAAGTCAAGGTAAAGGGCTTGTTGAGGCGTTTGAAGCTACTGGTGTTTTTACCAAGACGGCGCTTGCAAGATTTCACTCAGGTGCTGAGACAGGAACGGTCAAGCAAACCGCACTTCAAATAGCAAATTATTATGAAAAAGAGACGGTTTATAAGCTCAAAAATGCTGTTGATTTCATTCAGCTTGGGATAGCGATGATAATAATGATCGTTATGACGCTTTTGACGCTTGTTTCAAGTGAGACGGCGATGGTCAAGCCGAAGACACCATATTCAATAATTTTGCCCTTTTTAAATTTAAATTTTTAA
- a CDS encoding type IV pilin protein — protein sequence MGQQQLLLIVLGVIIVGIAIAVGISMFKSSAVDANRSAVASDLANLASKAQRYYRTPIELGGGGNSFANFALSPLDTGNANGSYRVEILTGDQKVVIHALGKERIGNNYVAAIDCVTADASRIYQGVATGLQTTDADKGYGTLQGWTPQ from the coding sequence ATGGGTCAGCAGCAACTTTTGCTCATTGTTCTTGGCGTCATCATAGTTGGTATTGCAATTGCGGTTGGTATTTCAATGTTCAAGAGCAGTGCGGTTGACGCCAACAGGAGCGCCGTTGCAAGTGACCTTGCAAATCTTGCATCAAAGGCGCAGAGATATTACAGGACACCAATTGAACTTGGTGGCGGTGGAAATAGCTTTGCAAACTTTGCTCTTAGTCCGCTTGATACAGGAAACGCGAATGGAAGCTATAGGGTTGAGATACTCACTGGTGATCAAAAGGTTGTAATTCATGCGTTAGGCAAGGAAAGAATTGGGAATAATTATGTTGCAGCTATTGATTGCGTGACCGCTGATGCCAGTAGGATTTACCAAGGAGTAGCGACTGGTTTGCAGACGACGGATGCGGATAAAGGTTATGGCACTTTGCAAGGGTGGACTCCTCAATAA